In Carassius gibelio isolate Cgi1373 ecotype wild population from Czech Republic chromosome B17, carGib1.2-hapl.c, whole genome shotgun sequence, a single window of DNA contains:
- the LOC127976424 gene encoding ubiquitin thioesterase zranb1-B, with the protein MTDLGLKWSCEYCTYENWPSAIKCTMCRAQRHNAPIITEEPFKSSSSLDPQLCTTQLICPDSSARPRVRIADELPETSSKWSCQMCTYLNWPRAIRCTQCLSQRQQGSQHGPLSPSEAPQTSDSGSRPTPITSDPCEEYNDRNRLNMHAQRWPCSACTYENWPKSLRCVVCDHPKPSGSPEAPQQDSEAESATSPSIVNEQERDKLRTAGGGGLSRGRQRKLSPPTCKGQAEVKIELASGAVGSDNEQEADFKKLKQIRNRMRRSDWLFLNACAGVVEGDLAAVEAYKSSGGDIARQLTADEVRILNRPSAFDAGFTLVHLAIRFQRQDMLAVLLTEVSQQTAKCIPALVCPELTEQIRREVAAALHRRKGEFPCCFFADLVTFTLPADIEDLPPNVQEKLFDEVLDRDVQKELEEESPIINWSLELGTRLDSRLYALWNRTAGDCLLDSVLQATWGIYDKDSVLRKSLNDSLHDCSHWFYTRWKEWESWYSQSFGLHFSLREEQWQEDWAFILSLASQPGASLEQTHVFVLAHILRRPIIVYGVKYYKSFRGETLGYTRFQGVYLPLLWEQSFCWKSPIALGYTRGHFSALVAMENDGYDNRGAGANLNTDDDVTVTFLPLVDSERKLLHIHFLSAQEMGTEEQQERMLRQWMDCCVTEGGVLVAMQKSSRRRNHPLVTQMVEKWLDGYRQLAACPTLSDGEEEEEDEDE; encoded by the exons ATGACAGATTTGGGCTTGAAGTGGAGCTGCGAGTACTGCACCTACGAGAACTGGCCGTCCGCCATCAAATGCACCATGTGTCGGGCCCAAAGGCACAACGCGCCCATCATCACAGAGGAACCCTTCAAGAGCAGCTCCAGCCTGGACCCGCAGCTCTGCACCACACAGCTCATCTGCCCTGACTCCAGCGCCCGGCCTCGGGTGCGGATCGCCGATGAGCTGCCCGAGACCAGCAGCAAATGGTCCTGCCAAATGTGCACCTATCTGAACTGGCCCCGCGCAATCCGCTGCACGCAGTGCCTCAGTCAGAGGCAGCAGGGCTCCCAACACGGCCCGCTCAGTCCGTCTGAAGCACCACAGACATCGGACTCGGGGTCCAGACCTACTCCGATCACCTCAGATCCGTGTGAGGAGTATAACGACCGGAATCGGCTTAACATGCACGCGCAGCGTTGGCCGTGCTCGGCTTGCACCTATGAGAACTGGCCGAAGAGTCTGAGGTGTGTGGTTTGTGACCACCCCAAACCCAGTGGTTCGCCCGAGGCACCTCAGCAGGATTCGGAGGCGGAGAGCGCCACGTCCCCGTCGATAGTGAACGAGCAGGAGCGGGATAAGCTGAGGACAGCGGGGGGAGGGGGGCTGAGCAGAGGCAGACAGAGGAAACTCTCTCCACCCACGTGTAAAGGGCAGGCGGAGGTCAAGATCGAGCTGGCGTCCGGAGCGGTGGGCAGCGATAACGAGCAGGAGGCGGACTTTAAAAAACTCAAACAGATCCGGAACAGGATGCGGAGAAGCGACTGGCTCTTCCTGAACGCCTGCGCTG GTGTAGTGGAGGGGGATCTGGCCGCCGTGGAGGCGTACAAGTCATCCGGCGGTGATATCGCACGGCAGCTGACTGCAGACGAGGTGCGGATTCTCAACCGTCCGTCTGCGTTCGATGCTGGGTTTACTCTGGTGCATCTGGCCATCCGCTTCCAAAGACAAGACATGCTCGCGGTGCTGCTCACGGAG GTGTCTCAGCAGACGGCGAAGTGTATACCGGCTCTGGTGTGTCCTGAGTTAACAGAACAGATCCGCAGAGAGGTGGCGGCAGCACTTCACAGACGTAAAGGAGAGTTTCCCTGTTGCTTCTTCGCTGACCTCGTCACCTTCACATTACCAGCAG ATATTGAAGACCTTCCCCCAAATGTTCAAGAAAAACTGTTCGATGAGGTCCTGGATCGAGATGTACAAAAAG AGCTGGAAGAGGAGTCTCCCATCATTAACTGGTCTCTGGAGCTGGGCACACGTCTGGACAGCCGGCTGTACGCTCTGTGGAACCGAACCGCTGGAGATTGCCTTCTAGATTCAGTGTTACAGGCCACGTGGGGGATTTACGACAAAGACTCTGTCCTGAGAAAAAGCCTCAACGACAGCTTGCACGACTGCTCTCACTG GTTCTACACGCGCTGGAAAGAGTGGGAGTCCTGGTATTCCCAGAGCTTCGGTTTGCATTTTTCTCTGCGGGAGGAGCAGTGGCAGGAGGACTGGGCCTTTATACTGTCATTAGCCAGTCAG CCGGGTGCGAGTTTAGAGCAGACGCACGTGTTTGTCTTGGCACACATCCTTCGGAGGCCTATCATAGTGTACGGTGTGAAATATTACAAGAGCTTCAGAGGAGAGACGCTGGGATACACACGCTTTCAGG GTGTTTACCTGCCTCTGTTATGGGAGCAGAGTTTCTGCTGGAAGAGCCCAATCGCCTTGGGTTACACGCGCGGACACTTTTCCGCCTTGGTTGCCATGGAGAACGATGGCTACGATAATCGAGGCGCGGGCGCCAACTTGAACACAGACGATGATGTCACGGTCACTTTCCTGCCGCTGGTTGACAGCGAGCGAAAACTGTTGCACATTCACTTTCTGTCAGCACAAGAG ATGGGGACGGAGGAGCAGCAGGAGCGGATGCTGCGGCAGTGGATGGACTGCTGTGTTACAGAGGGCGGGGTTCTGGTGGCCATGCAGAAGAGCTCCAGGAGGCGGAACCACCCGCTTGTCACTCAGATGGTGGAGAAGTGGCTGGATGGTTACCGGCAGCTTGCCGCTTGTCCAACTCTCTCCGacggagaggaggaagaggaggatgaagacgAGTGA